In Sus scrofa isolate TJ Tabasco breed Duroc chromosome 11, Sscrofa11.1, whole genome shotgun sequence, the following proteins share a genomic window:
- the LOC102164050 gene encoding LOW QUALITY PROTEIN: transmembrane protein 208-like (The sequence of the model RefSeq protein was modified relative to this genomic sequence to represent the inferred CDS: inserted 1 base in 1 codon), whose product MAPKGKVGTRGKQQVFEENKESLXMYLRIPPEANTIYCHGTLVVFSSALFGAQMALGFSLAVYGAGYHSMRSMARAACSEQGALMDGGMHLSMEQGMAEHLKDLILLTATLQMLSGFSLCIWPSWLLAPGRALYLLWICRRKRPNKNVLGPGCTADRGSPAPEYDEKRQRRQEWWQMKWL is encoded by the exons ATGGCACCCAAGGGCAAAGTGGGCACAAGAGGGAAGCAGCAGGTATTTGAGGAGAACAAAGAGTCCC GCATGTACCTGCGGATCCCACCGGAAGCCAACACCATTTACTGTCATGGGACCTTGGTCGTCTTCTCATCTGCCTTGTTTGGGGCCCAGATGGCTCTGGGCTTCAGTCTGGCAGTTTATGGGGCTGGCTACCACTCTATGCGCTCGATGGCAAGAGCAGCCTGCTCTGAGCAGGGGGCCCTGATGGATGGGGGAATGCACCTCAGCATGGAGCAGGGCATGGCCGAGCACCTTAAGGATCTGATCCTACTGACAGCCACTCTGCAGATGCTCAGCGGCTTCTCTCTCTGCATCTGGCCCTCCTGGCTTCTGGCACCAGGCAGAGCCCTTTACCTCCTGTGGATCTGTAGGAGAAAAcgtcccaataaaaat GTACTGGGCCCTGGGTGCACAGCAGACCGTGGCAGCCCAGCACCAGAGTACGACGAAAAAAGGCAGCGCCGACAGGAGTGGTGGCAGATGAAGTGGTTATAG